From the genome of Mugil cephalus isolate CIBA_MC_2020 chromosome 2, CIBA_Mcephalus_1.1, whole genome shotgun sequence, one region includes:
- the LOC125003523 gene encoding uncharacterized protein LOC125003523 has product MNKDTYSIQQFFDWGDSVSCAVKGSEKFPSPPQCVLRQTCNKVTYTDRSICAIKGSSVDISSTYSHYYYSVESKFWFRPDRSRQRMNPSQPEDLSKDSQYSGRVQVLEPETGRSTLRITNLTESDSSEYHFKFETPRFEWRSVLLGTTLTVTDIQDIQVKKRANEQKLDCIVTFNSCRPFDLSYLWYKNGIQEIRETSGSYAVSYNYGDSYSCALKGYEEFHSPLTCFYGQTCNKVTYTDRSICAIKGSSVDISCIYSHYYYSVESKFWFSRDRSRQWMNPSQPEDLSKDSQYSGRVQVLEPETRRSTLRITNLRESDSSEYNFKFKTPRFEWRSVLPGTTLTVTALQVQVTRIISVHQSQTEAELKCLSSCSPAGCLYVWFKNQQRIRTQQTSTLTDIFSPGDTVSCAFSGHEDYRSPSVCPSKFSPVSVSPSGEIVEGSSVTLTCRNDAKPAAKYTWYKGNQPLPLGPGGIYHFTSISSEDRGIYYCKSEDQQSVSVFIDVQYLYIEDGCKQHVVKCES; this is encoded by the exons atgaacaaagacaCTTATTCAATTCAACAATTCTTTGATTGGGgagacagtgtttcctgtgctgtTAAAGGATCTGAGaagtttccctctcctccacaat gtgtCCTTCGTCAAACCTGTAACAAAGTGActtacactgacagaagcatctgtgccatcaaaggttcatcagtggacatttcctccacatacagtcattattattattctgttgagTCAAAGTTCTGGTTCCGTCCTGATCGTAGTCGTCAGAGGATGAATCCCTCACAGCCTGAGGACCTGAGTAAAGACTCCCAGTATTCAGGTCGTGTTCAGGTCCTtgaaccagagacaggaagatCCACTCTGAGAATCACTAACCTGACAGAGAGTGATTCATCTGAGTATCACTTCAAATTCGAGACACCACggtttgaatggagaagtgttttacttggaacaactctgactgtcacag ATATTCAGGACATCCAGGTCAAGAAAAGGGCCAATGAGCAAAAGCTGGACTGCATCGTCACTTTCAACAGTTGTCGTCCATTTGATCTTTCTTACCTCTGGTACAAAAATGGAATCCAGGAGATCAGAGAAACGTCTGGAAGTTATGCAGTTTCATACAACTATGGAGACAGCTATTCATGTGCCTTAAAGGGATACGAGGAGTTTCACTCTCCTTTAACAT GTTTTTATGGTCAAACCTGTAACAAAGTGActtacactgacagaagcatctgtgCCATCAAAGGTTCATCAGTGGACATTTCCTGCATatacagtcattattattattctgttgagtcaaagttctggttcagtcgTGATCGTAGTCGTCAGTGGATGAATCCCTCACAGCCTGAGGACCTGAGTAAAGACTCCCAGTATTCAGGTCGTGTTCAGGTCCTTGAACCAGAGACAAGAAGATCCACTCTGAGAATCACTAACCTGAGAGAGAGTGATTCATCTGAGTATAACTTCAAATTCAAGACACCACggtttgaatggagaagtgttttacctggaacaactctgactgtcacag ctctgcaggtgcaggtgaccagaataatatcagtccatcagtctcaaactgaggcagagctcaagtgtctcagcagctgcagtccagctggTTGTCTTTACGTCTGGTTCAAGAACCAACAGAGAATCAGGACACAGCAAACTTCTACTTTGACAGACATTTTTTCTCCTGGAGACACTGTCTCCTGTGCTTTCAGTGGACATGAGGATTACcgctctccttcagtct GTCCTTCAAAGTTTTCACCtgtatcagtgagtccatctggtgagatagtggagggtagttcagtgactctgacctgtaggAATGATGCTAAGCCAGCAGCTAAATACACCTGGTACAAAGGTAACCAACCACTTCCTCTGGGACCAGGAGGTATTTAtcatttcacctccatcagctctgaggacagagggatctactactgcaagtctgaggATCAACAGTCTGTGTCTGTATTCATAGACGTCCAGT